The nucleotide window AAAATAAGCTGCTGCATCTTTGCTTTACTGATAACTTTACGTACGTTTCTGTGCAACGATCCGTCTTTTGACGGCAGAGTTCTCACGTTTGTCGGTATGCTAACCAATTTAGTTGTCACGGGTTTAATGATAGCAGCAGTACCACTGACAGGAGAACTCACTGTCTCTAAAGACTTCACGGCAGTAATAGGAACTTGTGCCTCTCTTCCCTTGCTACCAATTTCGAGAAACTTTGCCGGGGTTGATTTCAAAGACTTTCCAGTAGGTCTGCGAACGACAATGATGTTAGGTTTCCCAGATCCTGAACTAGTAATGGTTTTGGTGATACGACTACCAGACAACTGAGTAACAATAGGAATGCCTTTCGTTGATGACAATGACCTTGGTGTGACTTTAATGATGTTAGCACTGCTTAGATGAACTGTGGCAGACGCAGGTTTCACAATGGCTGGTTTTTCTTTGCTCACGTCATTGATTACTGGCGCTGCTGCCAAAGCACAAAGTCCAGAGGCTGCTAGGGTCACATTGCTTAAAGATGTGTTAGTTACTTTCGTTGACTCTGAAGAGCTTGGACCCTGATCACCTTTTTCTTGGCATTCTTCTGTGTTTGAGACCAAATTGGAAAGACTGACTGATTGAGTAGAATGTGGCATAGTATTAACATGAATCACTTCGTTACTAGCTTCATTAAGGGATGAAGCATTCTGCCCTTCCATGTTATCAGGTGTGGTCCTACTTATGTttgaattttcaaatttggGAAATTGAGCCTGGATTTGAGATGTGCGGTGATGAACTGTTTTAGGATAAGCCGATATCATTTTTCTTCTAATAGGCAATTCCTGAGGTGAAGGCTTTGGATTTGCGGACATGACGACTTTGGTGTCTGAGAAAGCTGGTGATGAAACCCGGGATACAATTGCACTCACCGGAGCCAAACCAGACTCTTCTGGACTGGACATGGAGGAAGACAATTTGCTTGGCGATGAATGATGATGCAATGAGTAATCCAATTTCTCAGACACCTGATCTTTCTTTGCAAGTTGTGTGCCTCCTATATGCAATGTTGGCCGAAAAATTCTCTGGGGTGATATAACAGGACTGTGCACATCGCTAGAAAGAAAAGTGGAGCTTTCAATTTTCGTTCTGTTGTCTGGTACGGAGGAACTAGATGGCTTCTGGGCTAGAAGTTTTGAGGAAGAAGAATGCTGAATTGATTTCTGGTAACTCTGTAAATGCGGAGATACCTTTTTCTGTGTAGCAAGCGAAGGTGACCGTTGAATCCGCCTTTTGTTGCGGCTTCCATTTGCAACATTGTGTTTTGTTGCCCAAGACGAACCATGGCGTCTAGCATATTGTTTGCTTCTTGGTTGACCATTACCGCTGATTCCAGCAGCATACAAATGCTCAGGAGGAACAGGAGTGTGCTGAATTGTCATGAAGGATTTTTTTGATGAGTGGTCAGGATGTTTCTCCAACTTCGTTGGGGGAGGAGCTTTTTGCAAAGCGGCTGCTAGCTTTGGTTTAGACTCAACAAATTGTTTTGATCTGTTTTTCTCTTCTTGCTCCAACAACGCTCTCTTTGGCTGAGGTGAGCGACGTTGTTGCCTGCTCCCTGCAACCCCTGTGGAAGCTTGTTTGAGCGATCTCTCCGCTTGttgcaattgttttatctGATGTTTTTGACGCAACGCTTGTTGCTGACGATATGCTTGCACATCTTGAGGTCggtaaatttcttttatgatATAAGCGCTTTCCTCATTGTGATCAGAAGAGGATTTTTTGGTTCGTCTCTTTGGTGCATTCCGTTGGTTTGAATTCTCCTGGGACGAACCAGCTAATGCCTTACATGCACTTTCAAGTGATACAGTATCTGCTGATTCAGCACTTTCCAATCTCACGACAGTTCCACCGGGCAAATATACGTAAGAATCATTATTGTCATTGTCCTTGGAATGAgattttgtttgttgcgtttGAGACTCTCTGAAAGAGTTCCTCTCTAAAAGCAATTTATCCAAGTCATCGGTTGACGTTGAAATTGTACGTGTAGAACTGCAATTGGCTGAATACAATCTACGCCGTTTTGGTGGTAATATGTAATCCATTTCTTCTATATTGCAGCTGGGATTTACAGCAGGCAAAATGTTTCTCATTTTTGAATCGCTGTTTATTCTTGATTTTGGTAAACGAGCATTTTCCTGTACTAGTTCTGCTGCAATTTCATCAGCTATTTTTGTGTAAGCAGTTACGGGGGTAGGACGTTTTAGAGGATGAAACAACCTTCTTCCCTCCTTGTGCCAATCAGCTTCAAAAGACACTCCATTAACAACTGTGGCAATATTTTCTAAACGGTCATCGTTTGCTGCGCGACGAACTTCTGCCCTATGTCTTCCAACTGAAATTCCAAGGACTTTTTGAAGATGTGATAATGCGTTCATCTTCTCTTCAGTTAACTCTCCTTCTGCACGTAATGCTGTCACTACAGCAGAATATGCTTCCAATTCATAACGTCTTAAGGCAAGGtagcttttctctttttgtgCAGTCAAGCAGATGTTTGTGTTTCTTGTACTCATTTTTGGATAAGGGTTAAGTTTTGATCTTTCCAGTTCACATCCTTCGGGAAAATGCCTTCCCACACATATACATGTAAGAAATCTGAAACATAAAAGCAcatattcaataaaaattattttaagtttttatactACACTCACTAGGCTATATATAAATAGCATATACACTTTCCAAACTGGGTGTCTctcatagtggaaagtgtggcacctgcacgcaTGAGATGTACCAATGTGCAtgccaaacatttttatccttACCAAACTAcgataaataaaaaatctggttgtttgaatgccaattCATAACAACTAAACTAAGCTTGAGGTTTCAGTGCACGTCATCcccacaaaatttacatcttTGCATCATTTACATCTACAACCTACAGGTCAACAACTGGAAATACTGCAGTTTTCAATGAGAACTCATGTGTGGAAAGATTGGTAGAAAGACATTTTTGGCGTAACGACGTGCACTGAAGcttcaattgtttgtttatttattataaatcgatgtgaagaaaaaaagttCGGCGGACACGTTGATAAATCTCGTGCGGGCAGACGCGACACTTTCCTATATGGCACGGGGCAGGTTTAGAGCAGAAATGCACGATCAGTCCTTTTAGCCTGAAGTGTAGGGCCCAGGGGTATATAAAGGCCCTAACCAAAAAGGATAAAGAACAAAACTAAGTTTCTGACTTTAGCAATGTTTTCCTGTACTACACCGTCAAAATTTCTCAGCGCTAGAATAATATTTTCCCGAATAACCTGAAAATTTTATCTCGCGCCGTCGCACTTTTTCACTTTGTAGTTTCCCCCATGAGTTTCCCAAACCTACACGCGCGAAAACACAACAGGTCCAGCTTTGTGGCTCCAAGTCACATGTCATCTTAGTTTAATAGAGGCTCCAAGTCACATGTCATCTTAGTTTAATAGAGGCTCCAAGGCACTTTGACAAAATATACTGgcaatcatttatttttacagtaCGCTGGCCGGTGATCCTATTAATCGAATTACATGGTATACTCAATACTGTACCCAACTGTACCATTAATAACTACTGGATTGATTATATTGACTGTATTAACTTGATTATCTAGATAAATTAGGTGTACCCAAACATCGAAGACAAATAAtcctaaaaaaattaaaccaattttgacaaataaaaTAGTGTAGGATATTCACCAATTGAATAAACGTTGACATGATGGAGGCAAACGTTTGCGCTTCACATGATTATAATTTGAATGGAAATGTTGCGGACAATTGTCTTCATAATTGGCTAAACTTCCGTACTGGAAAATTTTGTATAACCCAAACTTGGATACTGGGGCCTTGTTAAAATGCCGTTCGACATTACACACCGGATTCAGCAAAAACACAAGCATTTGACAGAAGCCTCAAATGCTTTATGATAAAAAACAAGAGAAAGTTAAGATCGGAGCTCTCGGACCGCTGGTTGTATTTCTATTCTTATATGTTAATTGTTTCTGGAagaatggaaatattttactgtAGTCCAGGTTTTAAACTTTGGTCAACAGTTGGCAACAACATGAAAAGGATATTTGGCAAAATACTGTGGACAAGTTTAATTTACCTACCTTCAAGCTTCAGTGTAGGTGTTTCATCGTAAAACGCCATTTAAGTTAAGTCAGATTTGTGTTTCGTTTTATAGAGTATTTTTATCGCTTGGTCGCGCTCGTGGTTAATGTCTTACTGCGAATCGGGCTGTCGCTTTCATCAACTTTCTTCATTGAACCTTCATTTGAGCAAAAAGGTTTTAGCAAACAGGTATTGGTTAGAATGTTAGATTATGTAAAGTAGGCTCTGACCTGATAGCCAATGGATTTTATCGTTTATATGCTTAGGCCTATTTTATCTATTGGCTATTGTTTAGAAGCAGAGAGTGTGATTATTTGGTAAGATTGAATTTAACATAGGGAAAGCGTATATTTATAACGAAAACTTTCCCTGATAGCTCACTGTCATGTTATAAGGATGAATGGTTGGCATATCGATACCAGTTTGCATTTTGGTCAGTTTGTTCTATATATTATGATGGTGATATGTAATCTATATCTTTTTCATCTATCTTAATTTTTTCCACgttcaattttcattttcaaaatatttttgattgtaATATTTGCTTATAGTTAGGTTACTTTGAAGTAAAACTCTAGAAAATAGACAATTAAATTTTAGCTATATCTGGTCTAAAAACATTTGGTAACCGAGTGCGACtgcaatgtttttttctgttattattaGGCTACGTGTGGTGTGCCTGTTCTACATTTTCATTCAAACTACgcagtttaaatttataaaaaatcgGGCAGTttgtattgcaaaaagtaGGTCTAAGCTACAATGGTGCAGCCAGGCTTACTACAATACATTGCTGTTGACACGAACCTTGCTTGTACACTTGTCTCCTAAAGTTTAGCGAAAGATCGAGTTTCGACAAACAGTGTGTTTCCAGGTTTTCGATCTCGGGATCAGAAATTATCATTTCTTATGTAGCGCCTCGTATTATTACAAGACCATGATACAAATTTGGTTAATCattattttgaagttttcgAATGTCTCTGAAGGTTTTGCACGCTTTTAATTTTGCTTGCTGCTCAATTTGGCATCGTTTTCTAAATTTCAAAACTGTAATAATGTTTTAGGAAAGCTCACAATGGAGTGGAAATTATAAATTTGTTACTGTTTAGTTTAATGTTAAAGTAACTTCTGTCATGCCAAATCGAAGCGCTCGCTTTCACAAGAGTTCTCACGCTGTGAAGAGAAATCAATATCTTTCGCTAAGCTGCTGGAAATCCAGTACCGAGCCCTGAAGAAATTCAACAGCATCAGAGGTAAGTAAATGACCAGTTTAAAATGGATAAAGATATATTGCTCAACAAGGAATTTAATCGCATTTGCTGTTGagcgaaaaaaaaaatttaactcgGAGCAAGTGTAGACGAGCTGAACTTTAAGCAGACGTGAAGAAAACATCTCACAAAATCTCATTTCTGATTGTAGGTCAGACGTGGAAACTTCTCGTACTGGATCTTCAATTGATCGCAGACCGTTCAATGACTTCTTCGAAAATCCAATCAGTAGTTTCAAAGGGCTTGGCACCCAAGAGATTCATTTCGCAGCAGGGTGAACGAAAATTAATTTCCTGTTGACGTCTTGTTGGTGGAAGAGAAAACTCGTCGCCATTCATCCGTAAATCACGTGCTCATATGTTTTATGTTGATGGAACCACTGATCGTAATGCTTGCgaatgtaataattttttgtgtaaCATGGCTACTGTAAATAACGATCATGCTTCAATGCCCGAATACATGACGTTTTCTGGCTGCCCaactattttttttttttttttggacAACTTTAAAAATCTTACCAAATACATCACTTCCAATCAGTCGAAATTCAACCTATTGCTAAAGCattgtaaatgtaaacctAAAAGTAATAAggagtcttttagtaaatttactgtatgataaaacaaacaaagattttatggcattttttgtttttgacgcctccttaagaGATCAGTTCAATCGTGCGCCTGACTTGAAGCTAAATGACGCCTCCAATTTGAAAGTTTATGCTCGCTTGCATAAGAAATGTTTTATCCATATGTCGTTACGTGTAATGTAGGTTGTTGTATGCAGAAGCTCTCAAGAAAATCATGTTATTTGTTGATACGACGGGCAGCAACAATTCCCCGTATAGCAACCACAAGCCGTGCTTTGAAGACTTTGTTGAAGACGCCACCGTCACTTCATCTACAGTCTAcaccaggggcgggcaacttcttcggtcggcgggcctgatatgagaaaatgaagtacttggcgggccggattcctgaatagattggaacgcagctttgtcttattaatgttcatggtcgaaaatgtttgctcataaatgtatgtagacccgaacagaacaagtagatatatggccatctttctcaggttggcaaacttggacttattcagtgacgcaatacagggattgcggcagaatgtggccgcaggccacattatcatgtaagaccggaaactgtctgcgggccggatccggcccgcgggccgtatgttgcccacccctggtctacaCGGTTGTCGTGGGCAACGAGCGTCGGAGAAATACCAGCAAACAAGTCGATTCCCTCAAAGAAATGGAAGTGTTATGGTTGGTATGATAATTTTTATACTCAGACAGAGGAAAGCCTTTCGCTCGAGCTATAGCtgttgtgcaagttccaattgctacagaaattttttatttcatttttttattgtggGCTATTGCCCAAATTCAAGACTGTTGGTGAAAACCAATGAACAGGAGTTGTTAATACTTTGCCCTAAAGGCGCTATAATAGGAGTGCCGCTGCCGCTTAGGATCTAAAAGAGGCCGCATTATTGCTAACATAAAGATATACTTTCGCGAGTTTTAAGCCCAGTAAAAATTAACTTAGacaatgtatttttatttagcAAGCGGGCGATGGTATGAcacattgttaaaaaatacGATAATggcaaagaaacaaaagaaaataactTACAATTGTGATTATAGACCTTTTTGTAGGTCGCTTAACACACTAccttcataaaataaaactccCAATTCGAAGGCACCATTCGTGTTTCCAGTTATTTTTCGAAGATGATTGTTGAAAGCTGCCTCTACTTTTTGCCACTTTAAAACATATGCCAAATCGTTTTCGCAACGTAACAATTGTTCATGTAACTCGTCACAATACTCTTTGTTTTCGACAGTTACTTCGGAGGCGGGTTCCTTATCAAAAACTGTGGAATAAGGAATTACGGCGGTTTGCTTTATCTCTTCCGAAAAAAGATGAATAATGTCGTTAATATTCGAAGACAGGATGTAGGACGACAAAAGATGGCGGACGAGGATAAGATACACTTGACATGATTTTTTCCATCCGCTAGAAGATACTAAAGAGGGCGGTGGCAATACCTGCAGAGAGAAAAGCATTAGGTTGGCAAGTTCGAAAACAATGACTCGCACAATCGCAGCCAACGAAATTAACGGTAGAAACCGGTAAAGAAAATCTGATGAAAAAAATCTACAACTCACGTAAAATCAGATATCATCATATAAAACTAGTGTAATGCAAAATCACATTTAGGTCAAATAAAACACTCGGCAACATATCCTAATCTTTCATCATCCACCTTCGCGTAATCTTCATCGGACGGGGCATCTATCTCTCGTTCTTCTCCTTTCTCCTCTTCTATCTTCTTTTCGTTCAGTTTGCAGGAGGCGATCTCACAAGCGGCTTCTAGGACTTGGCTCGCAAGATCTTCGGATGCGCACGAGTCCAAAGGAGTCTTACCCTAACATTACAGGTTGGGTTTAGGAACATTTCGCATTTTCTTCCCCATCTAAAGGATAAGCTAGGCGCCCTGCGGACTtcaattttaagttaaaacaatTATAGCCGAAGGTGTTTATTTTGTATCGTGATCTATTTTGTTTCTGTCGTTTACACTTTCGCTTTTTAGTTAAATAAAGCTTATATTAGGTTTGGTGATTATAATTAACAATAGGAAGGTCTCTCGATTACTCTACCACCACCCCCACCTCAAAAAATAGACACCCCGAGTCCCCGACAGATTTGGAACGAATTTCAAAAGCTTATTTATATTCAAAATGAACATAACAATTCGATGGAAAAAAACCACacgttttgaaaaaacttCAAAGACGATGACAAAATTGTGGATACCTGTTTATCGATGATGTAGAGAAGCTCAACGCCTCCTTTATCGATGAGAACTTTTGCAACCTCCACGTGTCCGTTATCAAGAGCGTCGTGAAGGGGAGTGGTCCCTTCCTCCGGACACGCGAGAAGATCAAGCACGAGGGGTGGATTCCATGCTTCATCTCCAGATTCATCTGAAGAGATTGAAAAGAGTAATTCTTAAACATcttgaacaacaacaaatttgtaccttttaaaaaactttcttcACCTCGCTGATTCTATGTTAAAAGTCTATCGGCTATTGGTATTTTTCGGACTTAGACATTACGATAACGTTATTTTAGTTGGCAAACATAAATTCTGTAGCTAGTGGCTACAAACTAAAGCTTTCTAAAATAACTTGAAGTGGGCAATAGGTGACCATGACCTTCCTGTATTTTGATGCAAAACTCTCAAATCTAAAGTCACAAAAAGTCGCTTTTACCACCAACTTTCACTGCGCACTTGTCGCTACAGACTTTGCtcgaaaaaaatttattacactGCTTGCTGCCTTTCAGCATAAACcagcaaaaaagtttaagagaAAATTCCCATTCAACAAGGAAACAAGAAAATCTGAAACAGAAGCATCAAACTGCATTCAGAACACCGAAGAACAGAATAGAAAAAGAACATTAGAACCAGAAAAAGGAATCATTTTCAAATGATAAAATCAGTCATAGCAAATTTCAATAGTAAGTTGCTTACTGGATGTCGCTGCGGCGTGTGAATTAGCAACCGGAAGTTTAAGCAGTTCAGCAACGCAGTCCAGATGACCGTGGTTACACGCCTCACCGAGAGGAGTCCAACCTGCGTTATCGCGGGCGTTTGGATCGATGCCAGGTACAGAAAGAAGCTCAGCGACTTTTTCAGGTCGATTTTGCATACAGGCCCTGTGTAGAACCGTTTCTCCTTTCGCGTTTCGACGATTGACGGCCGCGACGGACGTTTTCGAACCGCTGCCAGCGGAAGGGCTTTTCTGATACAAAATAAAGGCAATTCAGgttgattaaaattaaaattatattttggaTAGTATAGCGGCGTATCGGCGTTTGTAGTTTACTGAAAGGAGTCAAATTTTCAGAACAGCGAGACAGCCGGTCAATAATGACgcaataaaagtttattaaaaaggTCAGTTCAGTGAGCAGCACGGATCAGTTTACTGAGTGTGTCATTGTGTTGAAAGTTGTTGCAATTTTAAAGGGAAAACACCTCTCAAAACGACCTGTGCTCTACTATAGGCTTAGCTGAGAAATCCTACCACCAGCGCCTATGGAACTCACTTTGACCGCGGTGACATTTTCTTTGTCGGAGTGCTCGTTGGATTCATTCGCTTCGTATGAGACGTGACCAGCTCCTATTACGTGTTCTGAATTTCTgttaaaagcaaagaaaaagcAGAGATTGTTTGGATGCGACCGGTGTTACAGAATGGTGAATACACTCGCATTTGATCCAAATGCATCGGGCGGCACAAAAGTTCACTAACGATGAGTTAATCTTACTCTCTTGCTGGCTTGCTCTCCAAATCTTTAGCTGCGAGATTCGGAGGCATGGGAAGCATCCGGAGATGTCTTTCGACGATCGTTTGAAGAGAGATAACCGCATCTGAGATATCAAATTAAGAGTTAAGAGGCAATGCAGCTAAAAATATCCACAGCGATTCGAAAAAAGTCAGCGTGTGGCATCCACCTTGACGTCTTACATTCAGCAGTTTTGTGTTAAGTTTGATTATTTTAAGAAAACCGAAAAAGGGCAAGTTCCAAAATGATTCATAAGTAAGGTCGAAGGCGATAAAATTAACCTCAGCCAAGCAaactaaaacaacaacaataaaacaatgttACTCGGTTTAAGTCTGGCCAGATCGTCGCGGAAACATTTCTCCAAAAGATGACACGCCAAGCAGGATCCGAGGTCCTCATCCAAGATGAGGAAGAGCTTGTCCAAAATCTTCGGTTCCGGATCACGCAAGGATTCTACCAAGCCGCGGCATATGACATCATACGCCATGGTGGAATCCCCTAAAATCATCCAGTGCGTTAAACACACGTCGTGAGTATGTGGTAAAGTACACAGAGATAGCTCAATGGGctagaaaatatttaattgacGTGACTTGGAGTAGATCATATGGGGTTATACGGTTTATTAGCATAGGTGAGTGGATATAGAAGATGATTATTGCGAACCTCAGATCAATCAATGAGTTAACCCTATAAAGCGCAAAACAACTTTCATCACCGATTCCTTTCAAACACGGCTGagtaaactttgtttttttcctGTGAAATAATATCGAGTCTCACCGGGGTGCTTCGACTTAAGATGCGACAGAACGGTTCGAAGCGTTTTCTTGAAACAATCAAGCACGTCGGCCGCCTTCGTATAAGGATCGTGGTCGCTCTCATCAAGCTCTATAGACAGACACTCATAATAACAAACATTCGTTTAAGAAAGCAGGACCACAGATGACAACTTGACTAAAATAACAAAGTGATGAAAATGTCCGTGCGGTTTTAATGTCAGTTTGAGCTTTGCGTAATATTAATGAATTTAATTCCAACAATAGTTGAATGGGAAGCATGGTTAAATGCATGTAAAAAGTTCTTCACAACACAGAACAAACCATACCGGGTGGAAAAGCAATGAATTATTATTACAATCTAGTAGAATAGCAAAAATATCACTGAGCAAACAAAGCTCGATCGAATGTCTTCAAGAAAAAAACGTTTTGGACAATCGCTGTGTTCTTTTATACGCCAAATTCCTACCTTCGTCTAAGCTCTCCTCATCACTTGAATCTTCTTGATCATCGCAATCCATTTTATCCTCTTCATCCTCTTGGACTTCCTCATCCTCCTAATGAAACATCAATTCGACTCATTTCTCCACAATTCGACTCATTTCTCAAGCATACCACGCACATCCATTATCAGATCATTTAAGGATCAAAATTATCACAATGTTTAAGTATGGGGATTAACAAAATTGACCGACGTCTTCGGTTTAAATGaacaaagtaaaagttttcttATTCGAGAACTTTCAATTCTGATTTGTACGCAATAGGAAACCGGCTTTACAAGGCGCCACAGCCAGGCACGTATCAAGCGCGTACCGTGGATGTCATCATTTTCATCCCAGCATCTACGTAAGCCCGAAGAGCGATACAGAAATAATCGAGAAAGCTTCCAAGAGATGTGGAAAGATCGCGACGCTTCGTACCGGGCCAGAACATCTCCACCAACAGATCGGGATCGTCTGCTATGAGTGACGTCACGAATACGAGAAGCGCGATGCCGTTCGAACACCGCTGGTGGTCGCTAGAGTGCATAGCTTGTCTGTAAATACAAATTGAGAAAGGctacaaaatgaaatataaaattgaaaGCAAGCTCATAAGATGTATTAATTAGCAGGGGTTATGATCTCAACACAGGCCCAAACATTTCGAAAATAATCCCTTACTTCGCAATGGTGGAGTAAAACTTCCACGCGTTCGAGTGCGGACTCGGATTGTTCCAGAGGTTGACTTCTCGAAAGAGCTCGATGTCGGCGGCCGCCAATAAGGAGGATTCTGTCGTCCTGGAAACCGACATCGCCTGGAAAAGTTGGGTAATCTCCGGCGATGAACAAATATTACAATAAACTTCGATAACGTAATAATTTCTATAATGAATTAATTTAGTAGCAATTAACTGGCATATGTCACATACGACGTGTCTCAATTCTGTATTAACTTGACAAAAGGGATTGACTAGAAATGTCAAATTTACTGAAAAGCATTCTgagaacaaaacaaaaccgaAACTGTACAAACGTCGTCATAAACGTCGGGTTTTCTCAAACTTTACAGTTAACCTGGACGTGGTTATGTATGGAAGATTGCTACAATATAAAACTGAACACGCCTTAACAACGTTCCACTACCTGCAGATATATATCATCATGACGTATGTGTGACGTAGAGGGCGGATGCATGAGCAGCAAGGAATTGAGTAAAAAGGTTGTTTTAAAAGATGCAGATGGAGAGTCGGCTTCCTGTGAAAACATCGGCATACAGCATCATTCGAGATCAGTAAACAGAGCCCGTGATACCAGTTGTACACAACCAAGTAATTTAAGTTCATTTGTTTGCTATTAGTCATGTGTCACTTACAGGATCATGCCATGTATCACGAAATATATGGATATAAAGTAAATGGGGCTTATCGTCACAAAAATACAGATGTGAAAGCGTGATCGAGTTATTTGGGCTAAGGTGACTCGaaagttgttaaaattgaattaatcctgaaacaaatgtattttaaagaaacaaaacaaatatagAACAAGGTAAAAAAAGACAGATTAAATCGAATTCGACGCTTAACGTCCAGGTTTCTTACAGGTTTCATATTGACAGACCCAGACAGGTTTGCCAAAAAATCGAGCCTAGATACTAACCAACACCCATATGTGCCAAACGTTAAAAGCCTAAGCAGTAGTAAATGAGACTGGATATACTGGATATATTGGATAAACTGACAGAAACCAGCGTTTCCAAGAACAAGTTTAACTTGTTAATACTAACGACttgtaaattttaacattCATCCACGTCAGGGAGTTGAACCCATAGTGGTTGTCTGCAACTCACCATCTCGCGGAgattaaaagaaaatcttgACAAGCCTAAACGATCAGGGTATGACAAATTTCAACCAGGTACCTACCAGCAAGTACTTCTTCATAAGGAGGTATAAAAGGTCTGGAGGAGGGTAAGAGGAGCGGCTTAGCAGCATCCCACAGGTCATGAGGATGGATCTTGTGTGTCCGACAAAGCTTTCTAGCATTGTCATCTCTTTGCTATTGAAGCGACGAGGGGCTTCGTTGCTTGTGACGTAATTACCGCTTTTGCTTGGTGGACTGACGTCACGA belongs to Clavelina lepadiformis chromosome 6, kaClaLepa1.1, whole genome shotgun sequence and includes:
- the LOC143461533 gene encoding uncharacterized protein LOC143461533 isoform X1 — protein: MAAERSSSGERNQNRRCFMLTGFDEEERQRLISIINSLRASYVFDSSNSQTFRPICTHVIAKKPCRSEKFLCACASGKWVLKSRYLYDCQQEKKWLNEEKYEWGKKLSTKFPKELQEAPRRWRSKLSKEDVKFPFENWIVGIYVSKSVTVYRRLVEVGGGTAVNLRTTKKESFSHILVEPGLKQFVEHYHKRGVPCTRPEYLAQYLVQSPPPNPSHYSVFGDPATPKRKPSNPQARIVECTVRLNRNEVTSSQESMLSSIASKSDFADKTAATDDKDRADAIRKSKASNRSSKINGPDADHQGSRDHITCETAPSADHQQTTQKTEERDATIIAGTELVGGHQPVGRDDNMEIDVNCVVDNVQPKKPAIREFPTTSISHAHRYDSDVEVTSQTRVENGTRNRPNSFQAKIVSNNDSECSMKANQTHKGQNPSKKRVIQSSDGKELSRKSASFDKQSVKATGGPDGVTSKPASVLSADKECRSQSPTALDVRHNLTVTSQASTPSSRFAKPCSVLTSAGFRSPDWLKEKRPLLRKVLQKAKQSDNYRDVSPPSKSGNYVTSNEAPRRFNSKEMTMLESFVGHTRSILMTCGMLLSRSSYPPPDLLYLLMKKYLLEADSPSASFKTTFLLNSLLLMHPPSTSHIRHDDIYLQAMSVSRTTESSLLAAADIELFREVNLWNNPSPHSNAWKFYSTIAKQAMHSSDHQRCSNGIALLVFVTSLIADDPDLLVEMFWPGTKRRDLSTSLGSFLDYFCIALRAYVDAGMKMMTSTEDEEVQEDEEDKMDCDDQEDSSDEESLDEELDESDHDPYTKAADVLDCFKKTLRTVLSHLKSKHPGDSTMAYDVICRGLVESLRDPEPKILDKLFLILDEDLGSCLACHLLEKCFRDDLARLKPNAVISLQTIVERHLRMLPMPPNLAAKDLESKPARENSEHVIGAGHVSYEANESNEHSDKENVTAVKKSPSAGSGSKTSVAAVNRRNAKGETVLHRACMQNRPEKVAELLSVPGIDPNARDNAGWTPLGEACNHGHLDCVAELLKLPVANSHAAATSNESGDEAWNPPLVLDLLACPEEGTTPLHDALDNGHVEVAKVLIDKGGVELLYIIDKQGKTPLDSCASEDLASQVLEAACEIASCKLNEKKIEEEKGEEREIDAPSDEDYAKVLPPPSLVSSSGWKKSCQVYLILVRHLLSSYILSSNINDIIHLFSEEIKQTAVIPYSTVFDKEPASEVTVENKEYCDELHEQLLRCENDLAYVLKWQKVEAAFNNHLRKITGNTNGAFELGVLFYEGSVLSDLQKGL